From the genome of Pungitius pungitius chromosome 21, fPunPun2.1, whole genome shotgun sequence, one region includes:
- the l3mbtl2 gene encoding lethal(3)malignant brain tumor-like protein 2, which yields MPYHCVAFGCGKTTEDGVKLFKFPKDSKDFRKWEKQVQRTRSQWVATPNSHLCSEHFGREYFEPKQLPGALILKLGAVPTVFVRPHCSSCDGVGCSSCLPAIQRRGIAAEPKERTASVENNEMASVQFDDADGGGDKELTGDGVNWGGGNKEELPVVCEMCGTSGSISTFFSKTKRFCSISCSRSYSSNSKKSSILARLQGRPPSKNASVLKKMNKSPPAAALNVFEWGPYLEKETSLAAPVSCFRHVPLCAQWDDITLGMKVEVLNTNAVLPSKVYWIASVIQIAGYKVLLRYEGFEHDSSRDFWCSIFSGEVNPIGWCAMTSKLLVPPQDVKQNIPDWKEYLMSKLVGSQTLPVDFYMNLAEGMRNPIKPGLRVEVVDPKHVSRTRLAAVESITGGRLHLVYEDQSDARENTLSDFWCHMWSPLVHPLGWSKKVGHDIKPPANEASGNVWKSNCDNSFLCFKKPRYVYMEGGFFEPGMKLEAIDPLNLGSICVATVQKVLLDGYLMVGIDGVVSNGSDWFCYHASSHAIFPVDFCKKNDIPLTVPPGYDAQTFTWDKYLKETGAEAAPARLFNTDYPGHGFSPDTKLEAVDLMEPRLVCVATVTRCVGRLLLIHFDGWEDEFDQWIDHLSSDIYPAGWCELMRYQLESPPGLVDLENQVAQNKKPKPPPYGKRRRKRKRLSQDQVPDDVAQQPEVGGTRGSPAVEGHALPLIQPKGEPEEQEIFAVQVKVEEVEVEMENPVDVPRQVPLGEVKSEAGGEQIKSGRHQSPGRGSRDHVAHVKRKPSEPAPDGGEECASSEQSFECNVERSSGEERPVEETSESNAELETTGEAAGMET from the exons ATGCCGTACCACTGTGTGGCTTTTGGATGCGGCAAAACCACGGAGGATGGAGTGAAGCTGTTTAAGTTCCCCAAGGACTCCAAGGACTTTCGCAAATGGGAGAAGCAGGTTCAGCGCACCCGCAGCCAGTGGGTCGCCACACCGAACTCTCACCTCTGCAGCGAGCACTTTGGCAGGGAGTACTTTGAGCCCAAGCAACTCCCGGGGGCTCTGATTCTGAAGCTGGGAGCCGTTCCCACCGTCTTCGTCCGTCCGCACTGTTCATCCTGCGATGGCgtgggctgcagcagctgcctgCCCGCTATCCAACGTCGAGGCATTGCTGCCGAACCAAAAGAGCGCACCGCAAGT gtggaaaataatgaaatggcGTCGGTGCAGTTTGATGATGCTGACGGAGGAGGTGACAAAGAACTGACGGGAGATGGGGTGAATTGGGGGGGTGGAAACAAAGAAGAACTGCCAG TGGTTTGTGAGATGTGCGGCACCAGCGGCAGCATCAGCACCTTCTTTTCCAAGACCAAGCGTTTCTGCAGTATTTCCTGTTCACGATCCTATTCGTCCAACTCGAAGAAGTCCTCCATACTGGCACGACTGCAG GGAAGGCCCCCCTCAAAGAACGCCTCCGTGCTGAAGAAGATGAACAAAtcccctccagcagcagcactgaatg TTTTTGAATGGGGTCCCTACCTGGAGAAGGAAACCTCTCTGGCTGCACCGGTGTCCTGCTTCAGACAT gTGCCGCTGTGTGCCCAGTGGGATGACATCACTCTGGGGATGAAGGTGGAGGTCCTGAACACCAACGCAGTGCTGCCGAGTAAAGTCTACTGGATCGCTTCTGTCATCCAGATTGCAG GATACAAAGTCCTGTTGAGATACGAAGGCTTCGAACATGACAGCAGTCGAGATTTCTGGTGCAGCATCTTCTCGGGGGAGGTGAACCCAATCGGATGGTGCGCCATGACAAGCAAACTTCTGGTGCCCCCACAAG ATGTGAAGCAGAACATCCCGGATTGGAAGGAGTATCTGATGTCCAAGCTCGTGGGGTCCCAGACTCTACCGGTCGACTTCTACATGAAT TTGGCAGAGGGCATGAGGAACCCTATCAAACCAGGGTTGCGCGTGGAGGTGGTGGACCCCAAGCATGTGAGTCGGACCCGCCTGGCAGCTGTAGAGTCCATTACAGGTGGCCGCCTGCACCTGGTGTACGAAGACCAGAGTGACGCTCGGGAGAATACGCTCTCTGACTTCTGGTGCCACATGTGGAGTCCTCTGGTGCACCCGCTGGGCTGGTCCAAAAAAGTGGGCCACGACATCAAACCTCCTG caAACGAAGCTTCTGGCAACGTTTGGAAGAGTAACTGTGATAACTCCTTCCTGTGCTTTAAGAAG CCCAGGTATGTTTACATGGAAGGAGGCTTCTTTGAGCCAGGAATGAAGCTGGAGGCCATCGACCCTCTTAACCTGGGAAGCATCTGTGTGGCCACTGTACAAAAG gttctGTTAGACGGCTACCTGATGGTGGGGATCGATGGCGTCGTATCAAACGGCTCCGATTGGTTTTGCTACCACGCCTCATCTCATGCCATCTTTCCTGTAGACTTCTGTAAAAAGAACGACATCCCTCTCACGGTACCTCCAG GCTACGACGCTCAGACCTTCACCTGGGACAAATACCTGAAGGAGACCGGAGCTGAAGCTGCACCGGCGCGACTGTTTAACACC GACTACCCGGGCCACGGCTTCTCCCCCGACACCAAGCTGGAGGCGGTGGACCTGATGGAGCCGCGCCTGGTGTGTGTGGCCACCGTGACGCGCTGCGTGGGCCGCCTGCTGCTGATCCACTTCGACGGCTGGGAGGACGAGTTTGACCAGTGGATCGACCACCTGTCCTCGGACATCTACCCCGCCGGCTGGTGCGAACTCATGCGCTACCAGCTGGAGTCTCCTCCAGGACTCG TTGATTTGGAAAACCAGGTGGCACAGAACAAGAAACCGAAGCCCCCTCCGTATGGGAAAAGGA gaaggaaaaggaagagactTTCTCAGGATCAAGTTCCAGATGACGTCGCTCAGCAGCCTGAGGTCGGTGGTACCCGCGGTTCTCCAGCCGTAGAAGGCCACGCTCTTCCCCTCATCCAGCCCAAGGGAGAGCCAGAGGAACAGGAGA TCTTTGCAGTGCAGGTGaaagtggaggaggtggaggtggagatggagaacCCCGTCGATGTTCCTCGACAAGTCCCTTTGGGAGAAGTCAAATCGGAGGCGGGAGGCGAGCAGATTAAGTCAGGCCGCCATCAGTCACCAGGCCGGGGCAGCAGAGACCACGTAGCACATGTGAAGAGGAAGCCAAGTGAACCGGCACCAGACGGAGGGGAAGAGTGTGCATCTTCTGAACAGAGCTTCGAGTGCAACGTGGAGCGAAGCTCAGGAGAAGAGCGGCCCGTGGAGGAAACTTCGGAGAGCAACGCGGAGCTGGAAACgacaggagaggctgcaggaatGGAGACATGA
- the chadlb gene encoding chondroadherin-like b, whose translation MFSPLCPDTLWVLLLLFIPAALASKCPQQCVCDQIQLTVTCVNRNLTHVPPAVDEITVKLDLRGNDIPELPTGAFKHTPYLTHLSLQRCNIRRVKEGAFRGLGRLVFLNLADNNVDILYQESFDGLSSLKQLMIDRNRVEEIQPGAFSQLGFLNLLSLTHNQLVYIPNMAFQGLQNIKWLRLSHNSLNYLDTEAFAGLLTLTRLSLDHNGLQFFPTETMTRLPELTRLEMSYNPMAYLGEEVVSMAKLTHLFLDHMSLQDMSSTAVKKAPSLVHLDIGHNQLRVIQPFSESSPKLARLNLAGNPIYCNCYLRPLREWSIRSKIKLLGTCAGPAHLSGENLEAVYPAELRCQSQEAMLKAELEESARMTPPPTQKPESKVKCPANCVCEADTHHSSCENRAHTKVPRGFSPDTRLLDLRGNNFHYIPSNSFPGAAHVVSLHLQRCKITEVEGGAFSGMKGLIYLYLSENDLTSLSPDVFKGLPQLTYLHLEKNRFKGFPKGAFGLVPGLLALHLENNSIAELEPDILTGAEGLRALYLTGNAVDRVSPRALDRAGDLDTLHLGANRLSEVPTQALSKAGNLRDLRLSGNPIRWVGPNAFRPLERSLKELYLDNMGLEKMSQTSLAGVGPVLRSLFLEGNQLEELPNLHPLTSLEVINLADNPLMCDCPLLPLRMWIENVNLKVRATCANPPELRGRKVKDVHVFRACPGGEGLPAPPTVTPKPAKAPKATKPKPMHLKSVQQLKALKAKSKLRKGLNTKAPADKRRGAA comes from the exons ATGTTCTCCCCGCTCTGTCCCGACACCCTCTgggtcctgctgctcctcttcatccctgcgGCGCTCGCGTCAAAATGTCCACAGCAGTGCGTCTGTGACCAGATCCAGCTCACCGTGACCTGCGTCAACAGGAACCTGACCCACGTTCCCCCTGCGGTTGACGAG ATCACGGTGAAGTTAGATCTCCGAGGCAACGACATCCCGGAGCTTCCCACCGGGGCCTTCAAACACACTCCGTATCTGACTCACCTGTCGCTGCAGCGCTGCAACATCCGCAGGGTGAAGGAGGGCGCCTTCCGAGGCCTCGGCCGCCTGGTCTTCCTCAACCTGGCCGACAACAACGTCGACATCCTCTACCAG GAGTCGTTCGACGGCCTGTCCTCGCTGAAGCAGCTCATGATCGACCGGAACCGCGTGGAGGAGATCCAGCCCGGGGCGTTCTCTCAGCTCGGCTTCCTCAACCTCCTCTCCCTCACGCACAACCAGCTCGTCTACATCCCCAACATGGCCTTCCAG ggtttGCAGAACATCAAATGGCTTCGTCTCAGCCACAACTCTCTGAACTACTTGGACACGGAGGCCTTCGCCGGCCTGCTGACGCTCACGCGTCTCAGCCTGGACCACAACGGGCTGCAGTTCTTTCCCACGGAGACCATGACCAG ACTGCCAGAGTTGACTCGCCTGGAGATGAGCTACAACCCGATGGCCTACCTCGGAGAGGAGGTGGTGTCCATGGCCAAACTGACCCACCTCTTCCTGGACCACATGTCCCTGCAGGACATGTCCAGCACAGCTGTGAAAAAAGCCCCCAGCCTGGTCCACCTGGACATCGGCCACAACCAGCTGCGCGTCATCCAGCCCTTCTCGGAAAGTTCCCCCAAGCTGGCGCGCCTCAACCTGGCCGGGAACCCCATCTACTGCAACTGCTACCTGCGTCCACTCAG GGAGTGGTCGATTCGGAGCAAGATCAAGCTCCTGGGGACGTGCGCAGGACCGGCCCACCTGTCAGGAGAAAACCTGGAGGCCGTGTACCCCGCGGAGCTGCGTTGCCAGAGCCAGGAGGCCATGTTGAAGGCCGAGCTGGAGGAGTCGGCCAGGATGACGCCGCCGCCCACCCAAAAGCCGGAGAGCAAGGTCAAGTGTCCTGCAAACTGCGTGTGCGAG GCAGATACACACCACTCCTCGTGCGAGAACCGCGCTCACACCAAGGTTCCTCGGGGCTTCTCTCCCGACACGCGGCTCCTGGACCTGCGCGGCAACAACTTCCACTACATCCCGAGCAACAGCTTCCCCGGCGCCGCCCACGTCGTTTCCCTGCACCTGCAGCGCTGCAAGATCACGGAGGTGGAGGGCGGGGCCTTCAGCGGAATGAAGGGGCTCATCTACCTGTACCTGTCGGAGAACGACCTCACTTCCCTCAGTCCCGATGttttcaaag GCCTCCCTCAGCTGACTTACCTCCACCTGGAGAAGAACCGCTTCAAAGGTTTCCCCAAAGGAGCATTCGGACTGGTTCCCGGCCTGCTGGCGCTCCACCTGGAGAACAACTCCATCGCCGAGCTGGAGCCGGACATCTTGACTGGGGCCGAGGGCCTCCGAGCCCTGTACCTCACCGGGAACGCCGTCGATCGCGTGTCACCGCGAGCCCTGGACCGGGCCGGCGACCTCGACACGCTCCACCTGGGGGCGAACCGGCTGAGCGAGGTGCCCACCCAAGCGCTGAGCAAGGCGGGGAACCTCAGAGACCTGAGGCTGTCGGGGAACCCAATTCGCTGGGTGGGGCCCAACGCTTTTCGACCCCTGGAGAGGTCGCTGAAGGAGCTGTACCTGGATAACATGGGGCTGGAGAAG ATGTCACAGACCTCCCTGGCAGGTGTGGGTCCGGTGTTGCGGAGTCTCTTCCTGGAGGGCAACCAGCTGGAGGAGTTGCCTAACCTTCACCCTCTCACTTCTCTGGAGGTCATCAACCTGGCCGATAACCCCCTGATGTGTGACTGCCCTCTGCTGCCACTGCGCAT GTGGATTGAAAATGTCAACCTGAAGGTACGAGCCACTTGCGCCAATCCCCCTGAGCTGCGTGGACGCAAGGTGAAGGACGTGCACGTCTTCAGGGCCTGTCCCGGGGGCGAGGGCCTCCCGGCACCCCCGACCGTCACCCCGAAGCCCGCCAAGGCCCCCAAGGCCACCAAACCCAAACCAATGCACCTCAAGAGCGTTCAGCAGCTCAAAGCGCTCAAAGCCAAATCCAAACTTCGCAAAGGGCTGAACACGAAGGCGCCGGCGGACAAGAGACGCGGCGCCGCCTGA